Proteins encoded by one window of Amaranthus tricolor cultivar Red isolate AtriRed21 chromosome 4, ASM2621246v1, whole genome shotgun sequence:
- the LOC130810986 gene encoding uncharacterized protein LOC130810986 translates to MGAPIVDLANLIVEDQESQHGDPNALVEPTPEPITPVAPQLITPVAQNPEPTPEPVLQEATPCSLLLPQLGIASDGDLTEVAYGVAQPNKEGQTVHSMPVTSGHISVTVETIVKGFEDFSLPIPMPAWSLEKLLDALGSFVTWPYAWVRFTNMIEIAKESKGILERGRFLSKGVDWVKVDAKHSNFD, encoded by the exons atgggagcacccattgtggacttggcaaacctgattgtcgaggatcaggaaagtcaacatggggatcctaacgctttggtcgagccaacacccgagcccattacccccgtagcaccccagctcattacccccgttgctcaaaatccggagccaactccggagccagtgctacag gaggcgactccttgttctcttttgctgcctcagttaggtattgctagtgatggcgacttaactgaggttgcatatggtgtggcccagccaaataaagagggccaaacagtgcattcaatgcccgttacaagtggccacatcagtgtgaccgtggagactattgtaaaggggtttgaagatttctcactcccaattccaatgccagcatggagccttgagaaactattagacgccctaggtagtttcgtcacatggccatatgcttgggtccgattcactaacatg attgaaatagcaaaagagtctaaaggaatcttggagagaggtcggttcctcagcaaaggtgtcgactgggtcaaagtcgatgccaagcactccaattttgactga